The Budorcas taxicolor isolate Tak-1 chromosome 18, Takin1.1, whole genome shotgun sequence genome window below encodes:
- the TMEM208 gene encoding transmembrane protein 208, producing MAPKGKVGTRGKKQIFEENKETLKFYLRIILGANAIYCLVTLVFFYSSASFWAWMALVFSLAVYGASYHSMSSMARAAFSEDGALVDGGMDLNMEQGMAEHLKDVILLTAIVQVLSCFSLYIWSFWLLAPGRALYLLWVNVLGPWFTADSGAPAPEHNEKRQRRQERRQMKRL from the exons ATGGCG CCCAAAGGAAAAGTGGGCACGAGAGGGAAGAAGCAGATATTTGAGGAGAACAAAGAGACCCTGAAGTTCTACCTGCGAATCATACTGGGGGCTAAT GCCATTTACTGTCTTGTGACCTTGGTCTTCTTCTACTCATCTGCCTCATTTTGGGCCTGG ATGGCCTTGGTCTTTAGTCTGGCAGTATACGGGGCCAGCTACCACTCTATGAGCTCGATGGCAAGGGCAGCCTTCTCTGAGGATGGGGCCCTGGTGGATGGTGGAATGGATCTCAACATGGAACAGGGCATGGCAGA gcACCTTAAAGATGTGATCCTACTGACAGCTATTGTGCAGGTGCTCAGCTGCTTCTCCCTCTACATCTGGTCCTTCTGGCTCCTG GCTCCAGGCAGAGCTCTTTACCTCCTGTGGGTCAATGTCCTGGGCCCCTGGTTCACAGCAGACAGTGGCGCCCCAGCACCAGAGCACAATGAGAAACGGCAGCGCCGACAGGAGCGGCGGCAGATGAAGCGGTTATAG
- the FHOD1 gene encoding FH1/FH2 domain-containing protein 1 isoform X2 has protein sequence MAGEEDRGDGEPVSLVTVRVQYLEDTDPFACANFPEPRRAPTCTLDGALPLGAQIPALHRLLGAPLKLEDCALQVSPSGYYLDPELSLEEQREMLEGFFEEISKGRKPTLILRTQLSVRVNAILEKLYGSSGPELRRSLFSLKQIFQEDKDLVPEFVHSEGLSCLIRVGAAADHNYQSYILRALGQLMLFVDGMLGVVAHTETVQWLYTLCASLSRLVVKTALKLLLVFVEYSESNAPLFIRAVNSVASTTGAPPWANLVSILEEKNGADPELLVYTVTLINKTLGALPDQDSFYDVTDALEQQGMEALVQRHLSKAGTDVDLRAQLVLYENALRLEDGDLEEAVTGGRRTTRRKPSSEEGKRSRRSLEVRSPEPGSTGPASPVVSTSTTSPVLLTSPTSSPVGPAPPPSPASSPVGPASGLHSTLSLFPTISVAPSSDSSCERSVYKLHQTAPVWAPESPPVPQVPTGEARLEARFLENVAAAETEKQAALAQGRAETLAGAMPDDMDGRPAPDGPALPTKRKTVKLFWRELKLAGVRGGSGSRFGPSPTLWASLEPVSVDTARLEHLFESRAKDVLPSKKAGEGRRTMTTVLDPKRSNAINIGLTTLPPVHVIKAALLNFDEFAVSKDGIEKLLTMMPTEEERQKIEEAQLANPDIPLGPAENFLMTLASIGGLAARLQLWAFKLDYDSMEREIAEPLFDLKVGMEQLVQNATFRCILATLLAVGNFLNGSQSSGFELSYLEKVSEVKDTVRRQPLLHHLCALVLQARPDSSDLYSEIPALARCAKVDFEQLTENLGQLERRSRAAEDSLRSLAKHELAPALRARLTHFLAHCTRRVAMLRIVHRRVCNRFHAFLLYLGYTAEAAREVRIMQFCHTLREFALEYRTCRDRVLQQQQKRATYRERNKTRGRMITETEKFSGVAGETPSKPSVPVAVSSGLGEGDADSHATMKSLLASKPEDATHGRRSRGMVQSSSPVMPTAVGPSTVPLEEPPGSSLPSDTSDEIMDLLVQSVTKSSPRALAARERKRSRGNRKSLRRTLKSGLGEDLVQALGLSKGPGLEV, from the exons ATGGCGGGCGAGGAAGACCGCGGGGACGGGGAACCTGTATCACTGGTGACCGTGCGGGTGCAGTACCTAGAGGACACCGACCCTTTCGCATGTGCCAACTTCCCGGAGCCGCGCCGGGCCCCCACCTGCACCCTGGACGGGGCGCTGCCCCTGGGCGCGCAGATACCCGCCTTGCACCGTCTGCTGGGGGCGCCGCTCAAG CTCGAGGACTGTGCCCTGCAAGTGTCTCCATCTGGATATTACCTGGACCCTGAGCTGTCCCTGGAAGAGCAGCGGGAGATGTTGGAGGGCTTCTTTGAAGAGATCAG CAAAGGGCGGAAGCCTACTCTGATCCTGCGGACCCAGCTCTCCGTGAGGGTCAATGCCATCTTAG AAAAGTTGTATGGCTCCAGTGGCCCTGAGCTCCGCCGCTCCCTCTTCTCACTAAAGCAGATCTTCCAG GAGGACAAGGACCTGGTGCCTGAATTCGTGCACTCTGAGGGGCTGAGTTGCCTGATCCGCGTGGGTGCCGCTGCTGACCACAACTACCAGAGCTACATCCTCCGAG CCCTAGGCCAGCTGATGCTGTTTGTGGATGGGATGCTGGGGGTGGTGGCCCACACTGAGACCGTGCAGTGGCTGTACACACTGTGTGCCAGCCTG TCCCGCTTGGTGGTGAAGACAGCCCTGAAACTGCTGCTGGTGTTCGTGGAATACTCTGAGAGCAACGCACCGCTGTTCATCCGTGCAGTCAACTCTGTGGCCAGCACCACGG GTGCTCCTCCGTGGGCCAATTTGGTGTCCATCCTGGAGGAGAAGAACGGCGCTGACCCCGAGCTGCTGGTGTACACTGTCACCCTCATCAACAAG ACTCTGGGAGCCCTCCCGGACCAGGACTCCTTCTACGACGTGACGGATGCACTGGAGCAGCAGGGCATGGAAGCACTGGTCCAGCGCCACTTGAGCAAGGCGGGCACTGACGTCGACCTGCGAGCCCAACTTGTACTCTACGAG AACGCCCTGCGGTTGGAGGATGGAGACCTCGAAGAAGCCGTCACAGGTGGGCGGCGCACCACCCGCCGAAAACCTTCCTCAGAGGAGGGCAAGAGGAGCCGTCGATCTCTAGAAGTGCGCTCCCCGGAGCCTGG CTCCACAGGCCCCGCCTCTCCGGTCgtctccacctccaccaccagcCCGGTCCTGCTGAccagccccacctccagccccgtAGGCCCCGCCCCACCTCCAAGCCCCGCCTCCAGCCCCGTGGGCCCTGCCTCTGGCCTCCATAGCACCTTGAGCCTCTTTCCGACCATCTCCGTGGCGCCCTCATCCGACAGCTCCTGTGAGAGGAGCGTCTACAA acTTCACCAAACTGCTCCTGTTTG ggccccTGAGAGCCCACCTGTCCCCCAGGTCCCTACTGGGGAGGCCAGGCTGGA AGCCCGGTTCCTGGAGaatgtagcagcagcagaaacagaaaAGCAGGCTGCGCTGGCCCAGGGCCGGGCAGAAACATTGGCCGGAGCCATGCCCGATGATATGGATGGGCGTCCAG CACCTGatggccctgccctccccaccaagAGGAAAACAGTAAAACTCTTCTGGCGGGAGCTAAAGTTGGCTGGAGTCCGTGGAGGCTCTGGCAGTCGCTTTGGGCCCAGCCCCACCCTGTGGGCCTCACTAGAGCCTGTCTCGGTGGATACAGCCCGGCTAGAACACCTGTTTGAGTCCCGAGCCAAGGACGTGTTGCCTTCCAAG AAAGCTGGTGAGGGCCGCCGTACAATGACCACAGTGCTGGACCCCAAGCGCAGCAATGCCATCAACATCGGCCTAACCACACTGCCTCCTGTGCACGTGATCAAGGCCGCCCTGCTCAACTTTGATGAGTTTGCCGTAAGCAAGGATGGCATCGAG AAGCTACTGACCATGATGCCCACGGAGGAGGAGCGGCAGAAGATCGAGGAGGCCCAGCTGGCCAATCCCGACATACCCTTGGGCCCAGCCGAGAATTTCCTGATGACTCTCGCCTCCATCGGGGGCCTGGCTGCCCGCCTACAGCTCTGGGCCTTCAAACTGGATTATGACAGCATGGAGCGG GAAATTGCAGAGCCACTGTTCGACCTGAAAGTGGGCATGGAACAACTGGTGCAAAATGCCACCTTCCGCTGCATCCTGGCCACCCTGCTGGCTGTGGGCAACTTTCTCAATGGCTCCCAG AGCAGCGGCTTTGAGCTGAGCTACCTGGAGAAGGTGTCGGAAGTGAAGGACACAGTGCGTCGCCAGCCCCTGCTGCACCACCTCTGCGCCCTGGTGCTGCAGGCCCGGCCCGACTCCTCCGACCTCTACTCGGAGATCCCCGCCCTGGCCCGCTGCGCCAAG GTGGACTTTGAGCAGCTGACTGAGAACCTGGGGCAGCTGGAACGCCGGAGCCGGGCAGCTGAAGACAGCCTGCGGAGCCTGGCCAAGCATGAGCTGGCTCCAGCCCTGCGTGCCCGCCTCACCCACTTCCTGGCTCACTGTACCCGCCGTGTTGCCATGCTGAGGATTGTGCACCGCCGTGTCTGCAACAG GTTCCACGCCTTCCTGCTGTACCTGGGGTACACGGCAGAGGCAGCCCGTGAGGTCCGCATCATGCAGTTCTGCCACACGCTGAGGGAGTTTGCACTGGAATATCGGACCTGCCGGGACCGggtgctgcagcagcagcagaagcggGCCACGTATCGTGAGCGCAACAAGACCCGGGGACGTATGATCACTGAG ACAGAGAAGTTCTCGGGTGTGGCTGGGGAAACCCCCAGCAAGCCGTCTGTCCCTGTGGCTGTGAGCAGTGGGCTGGGAGAAGGTGATGCTGATAGTCATGCCACCATGAAGAGTCTGCTGGCCAGCAAGCCTGAGGATGCCACACATGGCCGTCGCAGCAGAG GCATGGTCCAGAGCAGCTCCCCAGTCATGCCTACAGCAGTGGGGCCCTCCACTGTACCCCTGGAAGAACCTCCAGGCTCCAGTTTACCCAGTGACACTTCAGATGAGATCATGGACCTGCTGGTGCAGTCAGTGACCAAGAGCAGCCCCCGTGCCTTAGCTGCTAGGGAACGCAAGCGTTCCCGTGGCAACCGCAAGTCTT TGAGACGGACGCTGAAGAGCGGGCTGGGAGAGGATCTGGTACAGGCACTTGGACTGAGCAAGGGTCCTGGCCTGGAAGTGTGA
- the FHOD1 gene encoding FH1/FH2 domain-containing protein 1 isoform X1, with the protein MAGEEDRGDGEPVSLVTVRVQYLEDTDPFACANFPEPRRAPTCTLDGALPLGAQIPALHRLLGAPLKLEDCALQVSPSGYYLDPELSLEEQREMLEGFFEEISKGRKPTLILRTQLSVRVNAILEKLYGSSGPELRRSLFSLKQIFQEDKDLVPEFVHSEGLSCLIRVGAAADHNYQSYILRALGQLMLFVDGMLGVVAHTETVQWLYTLCASLSRLVVKTALKLLLVFVEYSESNAPLFIRAVNSVASTTGAPPWANLVSILEEKNGADPELLVYTVTLINKTLGALPDQDSFYDVTDALEQQGMEALVQRHLSKAGTDVDLRAQLVLYENALRLEDGDLEEAVTGGRRTTRRKPSSEEGKRSRRSLEVRSPEPGSTGPASPVVSTSTTSPVLLTSPTSSPVGPAPPPSPASSPVGPASGLHSTLSLFPTISVAPSSDSSCERSVYKLHQTAPVWAPESPPVPQVPTGEARLEARFLENVAAAETEKQAALAQGRAETLAGAMPDDMDGRPDTRESRHSQEPTPALRTPQSAAPRILLRAQQSLEPEPREPLAPPSPKAEPVWELPARVPRLCIGDLDFSDLGEDEDQDMLNVEPVEAEKGIPPPPPPPPLLSGSLSPPPPPPPPPLKSPFPPAPPPPPAAPLPHSAPDGPALPTKRKTVKLFWRELKLAGVRGGSGSRFGPSPTLWASLEPVSVDTARLEHLFESRAKDVLPSKKAGEGRRTMTTVLDPKRSNAINIGLTTLPPVHVIKAALLNFDEFAVSKDGIEKLLTMMPTEEERQKIEEAQLANPDIPLGPAENFLMTLASIGGLAARLQLWAFKLDYDSMEREIAEPLFDLKVGMEQLVQNATFRCILATLLAVGNFLNGSQSSGFELSYLEKVSEVKDTVRRQPLLHHLCALVLQARPDSSDLYSEIPALARCAKVDFEQLTENLGQLERRSRAAEDSLRSLAKHELAPALRARLTHFLAHCTRRVAMLRIVHRRVCNRFHAFLLYLGYTAEAAREVRIMQFCHTLREFALEYRTCRDRVLQQQQKRATYRERNKTRGRMITETEKFSGVAGETPSKPSVPVAVSSGLGEGDADSHATMKSLLASKPEDATHGRRSRGMVQSSSPVMPTAVGPSTVPLEEPPGSSLPSDTSDEIMDLLVQSVTKSSPRALAARERKRSRGNRKSLRRTLKSGLGEDLVQALGLSKGPGLEV; encoded by the exons ATGGCGGGCGAGGAAGACCGCGGGGACGGGGAACCTGTATCACTGGTGACCGTGCGGGTGCAGTACCTAGAGGACACCGACCCTTTCGCATGTGCCAACTTCCCGGAGCCGCGCCGGGCCCCCACCTGCACCCTGGACGGGGCGCTGCCCCTGGGCGCGCAGATACCCGCCTTGCACCGTCTGCTGGGGGCGCCGCTCAAG CTCGAGGACTGTGCCCTGCAAGTGTCTCCATCTGGATATTACCTGGACCCTGAGCTGTCCCTGGAAGAGCAGCGGGAGATGTTGGAGGGCTTCTTTGAAGAGATCAG CAAAGGGCGGAAGCCTACTCTGATCCTGCGGACCCAGCTCTCCGTGAGGGTCAATGCCATCTTAG AAAAGTTGTATGGCTCCAGTGGCCCTGAGCTCCGCCGCTCCCTCTTCTCACTAAAGCAGATCTTCCAG GAGGACAAGGACCTGGTGCCTGAATTCGTGCACTCTGAGGGGCTGAGTTGCCTGATCCGCGTGGGTGCCGCTGCTGACCACAACTACCAGAGCTACATCCTCCGAG CCCTAGGCCAGCTGATGCTGTTTGTGGATGGGATGCTGGGGGTGGTGGCCCACACTGAGACCGTGCAGTGGCTGTACACACTGTGTGCCAGCCTG TCCCGCTTGGTGGTGAAGACAGCCCTGAAACTGCTGCTGGTGTTCGTGGAATACTCTGAGAGCAACGCACCGCTGTTCATCCGTGCAGTCAACTCTGTGGCCAGCACCACGG GTGCTCCTCCGTGGGCCAATTTGGTGTCCATCCTGGAGGAGAAGAACGGCGCTGACCCCGAGCTGCTGGTGTACACTGTCACCCTCATCAACAAG ACTCTGGGAGCCCTCCCGGACCAGGACTCCTTCTACGACGTGACGGATGCACTGGAGCAGCAGGGCATGGAAGCACTGGTCCAGCGCCACTTGAGCAAGGCGGGCACTGACGTCGACCTGCGAGCCCAACTTGTACTCTACGAG AACGCCCTGCGGTTGGAGGATGGAGACCTCGAAGAAGCCGTCACAGGTGGGCGGCGCACCACCCGCCGAAAACCTTCCTCAGAGGAGGGCAAGAGGAGCCGTCGATCTCTAGAAGTGCGCTCCCCGGAGCCTGG CTCCACAGGCCCCGCCTCTCCGGTCgtctccacctccaccaccagcCCGGTCCTGCTGAccagccccacctccagccccgtAGGCCCCGCCCCACCTCCAAGCCCCGCCTCCAGCCCCGTGGGCCCTGCCTCTGGCCTCCATAGCACCTTGAGCCTCTTTCCGACCATCTCCGTGGCGCCCTCATCCGACAGCTCCTGTGAGAGGAGCGTCTACAA acTTCACCAAACTGCTCCTGTTTG ggccccTGAGAGCCCACCTGTCCCCCAGGTCCCTACTGGGGAGGCCAGGCTGGA AGCCCGGTTCCTGGAGaatgtagcagcagcagaaacagaaaAGCAGGCTGCGCTGGCCCAGGGCCGGGCAGAAACATTGGCCGGAGCCATGCCCGATGATATGGATGGGCGTCCAG ACACCCGAGAATCAAGGCACTCTCAGGAACCCACCCCTGCACTCAGGACACCCCAGAGTGCTGCCCCCCGAATCCTGCTGCGTGCCCAGCAGAGCCTTGAGCCAGAGCCCAGGGAGCCATTGGCCCCACCAAGCCCTAAGGCTGAGCCTGTGTGGGAGCTCCCTGCCCGTGTACCCAGGCTCTGCATTGGGGACCTGGACTTCTCAGATCTGGGGGAGGATGAAGACCAGGACATGCTAAACGTGGAGCCTGTGGAGGCGGAGAAAGGGatcccacccccaccgcccccaccacccCTGCTGTCTGGAAGCCTCTCACCTCCTCCGcctccacctcccccacccctcaaaaGCCCCTTcccaccagccccacccccaccccctgctgcccCTCTTCCCCACTCAGCACCTGatggccctgccctccccaccaagAGGAAAACAGTAAAACTCTTCTGGCGGGAGCTAAAGTTGGCTGGAGTCCGTGGAGGCTCTGGCAGTCGCTTTGGGCCCAGCCCCACCCTGTGGGCCTCACTAGAGCCTGTCTCGGTGGATACAGCCCGGCTAGAACACCTGTTTGAGTCCCGAGCCAAGGACGTGTTGCCTTCCAAG AAAGCTGGTGAGGGCCGCCGTACAATGACCACAGTGCTGGACCCCAAGCGCAGCAATGCCATCAACATCGGCCTAACCACACTGCCTCCTGTGCACGTGATCAAGGCCGCCCTGCTCAACTTTGATGAGTTTGCCGTAAGCAAGGATGGCATCGAG AAGCTACTGACCATGATGCCCACGGAGGAGGAGCGGCAGAAGATCGAGGAGGCCCAGCTGGCCAATCCCGACATACCCTTGGGCCCAGCCGAGAATTTCCTGATGACTCTCGCCTCCATCGGGGGCCTGGCTGCCCGCCTACAGCTCTGGGCCTTCAAACTGGATTATGACAGCATGGAGCGG GAAATTGCAGAGCCACTGTTCGACCTGAAAGTGGGCATGGAACAACTGGTGCAAAATGCCACCTTCCGCTGCATCCTGGCCACCCTGCTGGCTGTGGGCAACTTTCTCAATGGCTCCCAG AGCAGCGGCTTTGAGCTGAGCTACCTGGAGAAGGTGTCGGAAGTGAAGGACACAGTGCGTCGCCAGCCCCTGCTGCACCACCTCTGCGCCCTGGTGCTGCAGGCCCGGCCCGACTCCTCCGACCTCTACTCGGAGATCCCCGCCCTGGCCCGCTGCGCCAAG GTGGACTTTGAGCAGCTGACTGAGAACCTGGGGCAGCTGGAACGCCGGAGCCGGGCAGCTGAAGACAGCCTGCGGAGCCTGGCCAAGCATGAGCTGGCTCCAGCCCTGCGTGCCCGCCTCACCCACTTCCTGGCTCACTGTACCCGCCGTGTTGCCATGCTGAGGATTGTGCACCGCCGTGTCTGCAACAG GTTCCACGCCTTCCTGCTGTACCTGGGGTACACGGCAGAGGCAGCCCGTGAGGTCCGCATCATGCAGTTCTGCCACACGCTGAGGGAGTTTGCACTGGAATATCGGACCTGCCGGGACCGggtgctgcagcagcagcagaagcggGCCACGTATCGTGAGCGCAACAAGACCCGGGGACGTATGATCACTGAG ACAGAGAAGTTCTCGGGTGTGGCTGGGGAAACCCCCAGCAAGCCGTCTGTCCCTGTGGCTGTGAGCAGTGGGCTGGGAGAAGGTGATGCTGATAGTCATGCCACCATGAAGAGTCTGCTGGCCAGCAAGCCTGAGGATGCCACACATGGCCGTCGCAGCAGAG GCATGGTCCAGAGCAGCTCCCCAGTCATGCCTACAGCAGTGGGGCCCTCCACTGTACCCCTGGAAGAACCTCCAGGCTCCAGTTTACCCAGTGACACTTCAGATGAGATCATGGACCTGCTGGTGCAGTCAGTGACCAAGAGCAGCCCCCGTGCCTTAGCTGCTAGGGAACGCAAGCGTTCCCGTGGCAACCGCAAGTCTT TGAGACGGACGCTGAAGAGCGGGCTGGGAGAGGATCTGGTACAGGCACTTGGACTGAGCAAGGGTCCTGGCCTGGAAGTGTGA